One Chroococcidiopsis sp. TS-821 genomic window carries:
- the metK gene encoding methionine adenosyltransferase, with protein sequence MKQDFMFTSESVTEGHPDKLCDRISDAIVDRFLQQDPYARVITECAVSTAIVFIAARFEPNTNVDFTNIARQVIAQVGYDQPEFNARTCSILTSLKELPRDRLYHFDENQLSDADIEQIPVKNQATVFGFACKQTPALMPLPIWLAHKLAKRLSTAKHILPYLAPDGKTQVGVEYRDRQPHRIHSITIVASQNDTKPDLAQLQDDIRQTVIDAVFADEDIRPDPATRIFINPEGLFVTGGPYVHAGLTGRKNAIDTYGEYSKHSGAALSGKDPIRIDRVGAYMARYAAKNIVAANLADECEVQLSYSIGLARPVSIQVETFGTGKISDTELTMLLEKYFDFRLAAIVRDFKLRFLPALTPGGFYTKLAAYGHVGRMDINLPWEATDKVSALAS encoded by the coding sequence ATGAAACAAGATTTCATGTTTACCTCCGAGTCTGTGACTGAGGGACATCCTGATAAACTCTGCGATCGCATTAGTGACGCGATTGTCGATCGCTTTTTGCAGCAAGATCCTTACGCGCGAGTGATAACGGAATGTGCCGTTTCTACCGCAATTGTCTTTATCGCGGCGCGGTTTGAACCTAACACAAACGTTGATTTTACCAACATTGCTCGCCAAGTGATTGCACAAGTCGGCTACGACCAACCTGAGTTTAATGCACGCACTTGTAGCATCTTGACTAGCCTCAAAGAATTGCCGCGCGATCGCTTGTATCATTTTGATGAAAATCAGTTATCGGACGCAGACATTGAGCAAATTCCGGTGAAAAATCAAGCTACGGTATTTGGCTTTGCGTGCAAACAAACTCCGGCTTTGATGCCATTACCGATTTGGCTAGCGCACAAACTAGCAAAGCGATTGAGTACTGCAAAACACATCCTGCCCTATTTAGCACCTGATGGTAAAACCCAGGTGGGAGTTGAATACCGCGATCGCCAACCGCATCGCATCCACAGTATCACCATTGTTGCCAGTCAAAATGATACCAAACCGGATTTAGCACAATTACAAGATGACATTCGCCAAACCGTCATTGACGCAGTCTTTGCTGATGAAGATATTCGCCCCGATCCGGCGACGCGAATTTTTATCAACCCTGAAGGTTTATTTGTGACAGGTGGTCCTTACGTCCACGCTGGGTTAACAGGGAGAAAGAATGCTATTGATACCTATGGCGAATACTCGAAGCATAGCGGTGCCGCGTTGAGTGGTAAAGACCCCATCCGCATCGACCGAGTCGGCGCATATATGGCACGGTATGCGGCAAAAAATATCGTAGCAGCAAATTTGGCGGATGAGTGTGAAGTGCAGCTTAGTTATTCTATTGGACTTGCTCGCCCAGTCAGCATTCAAGTCGAAACGTTTGGTACGGGTAAAATTTCCGATACTGAATTGACAATGCTTCTCGAAAAGTATTTTGATTTTCGGTTAGCGGCGATCGTGCGCGACTTCAAACTACGCTTTCTTCCAGCACTCACCCCTGGTGGATTTTATACAAAACTTGCTGCTTATGGTCATGTTGGCAGAATGGATATCAATTTACCCTGGGAAGCAACGGATAAAGTGTCTGCATTAGCGTCCTGA
- a CDS encoding HAD-IC family P-type ATPase, protein MVIQAIHTAVPGRARYRIDKLYRCVELKQHLEFHLSQHPGIVSATANPLTGNILVRFELDLSADEVEKFIAEIARTYNPHAVAPPAASKNLQKTVHWHALDVDAVLAQLQTSNTGLTQVVASQNLQKYGANTLPETATRSEWSMLLEQFQSLPVGLLCMAAGLSVATGGVADALVIMGVVGINAAIGYFTESQSEKIIHSLKSRDRPLTSVVRDRQIVEINTAEVVPGDILVLKAGNYVAADARLIVAENLSIDESALTGESLPASKSTATLIAADIPLGDRINMAYKGTLVLGGQGLGVVVATGKFTEIGKIQAMIGETPIQTTPLARQLDEVGSQLVMLASGVCALVFAAGWLRGYGLLQMLKTSISLAVAAVPEGLPTIATTILALGIQEMRKHKILARSLNAVEALGAVQTICLDKTGTITKNQMSVVEIHADTKSVSLVDGHFDVADAGTLKLIQIAVLCNESVVTRDERGEYVVTGSATENALVYMAIAAGIDVLALREQYPLIETQPRAENRNYVRMLRQHQQHPLVAVKGNPIEVLDLCRWRLNDGERVPLTDKDRLAIALENERMAGKALRVLGVAYGHESTELIWLGLIGMADPVRRGVKDLIAQFHQAGIDTVMITGDQTPTAYAIAKELKLSRNDQIQILDAQDLVNINREALQALCDKVDIFARISPANKLQIVQALQAVGKVVAMTGDGINDAPALKAANVGVAMGKAGTDAAREVADIILEDNNLETMIVAVSQGRTIYNNIRKAVHFLLATNLSEIIVMAIATAGGFGQPLNALQLLWLNLVTDIFPALALALEPAEPDILQKPPRSPDEPIVKASDFQRILFESATLSGSTLAAYAYGIARYGIGMRASTIAFMSLTLGQLLHALSCRTERRIFDDVPTNHYLNLALGGSLTLQFLVLAPGLRNLLKLTPLDGWDLLVIASSALFPLVVNEGTKNQGTQQ, encoded by the coding sequence ATGGTGATTCAAGCAATACATACCGCAGTTCCAGGCAGAGCAAGATATCGCATTGACAAGCTTTATCGCTGTGTAGAACTCAAACAGCATCTGGAATTTCATTTATCCCAACACCCAGGGATTGTCAGCGCTACAGCAAATCCCTTAACAGGCAACATTTTAGTTCGTTTTGAGTTAGATCTCAGCGCTGATGAGGTAGAAAAATTCATTGCAGAAATTGCACGTACTTACAATCCACACGCCGTTGCTCCTCCAGCAGCAAGTAAAAATCTGCAAAAAACTGTCCATTGGCACGCTCTCGATGTCGATGCTGTTTTAGCACAGTTGCAAACATCAAACACCGGATTAACTCAGGTAGTTGCTAGCCAAAACCTACAAAAATACGGCGCCAACACGTTACCAGAAACTGCAACTCGCTCAGAATGGAGTATGCTGCTTGAGCAGTTTCAATCGCTACCTGTTGGTTTACTCTGTATGGCAGCGGGGTTATCGGTGGCAACAGGAGGAGTTGCAGACGCGCTAGTAATTATGGGTGTTGTCGGTATTAATGCTGCAATTGGTTATTTCACCGAAAGTCAGTCAGAAAAAATCATTCATTCGCTCAAAAGCCGCGATCGCCCGTTAACTTCTGTCGTGCGCGATCGCCAAATCGTTGAAATTAATACCGCCGAAGTTGTTCCTGGAGACATTTTAGTTCTCAAAGCCGGAAATTATGTTGCCGCTGACGCGCGATTAATTGTGGCAGAAAACCTGAGTATTGATGAATCTGCACTGACAGGCGAAAGTTTACCCGCGAGCAAAAGCACTGCAACTTTGATTGCTGCTGATATTCCCTTGGGCGATCGCATTAACATGGCTTACAAAGGAACGTTAGTACTTGGGGGACAAGGTTTAGGTGTTGTTGTCGCAACAGGTAAATTTACCGAAATCGGTAAGATTCAAGCGATGATCGGCGAAACGCCCATTCAAACAACGCCCTTAGCACGACAACTTGATGAAGTCGGTTCGCAACTCGTCATGCTTGCCAGTGGAGTTTGTGCCCTCGTCTTTGCGGCAGGATGGCTGCGCGGCTACGGTTTGCTACAAATGCTCAAAACATCAATATCACTTGCTGTTGCGGCTGTTCCTGAAGGTTTACCGACAATCGCAACGACAATTTTGGCGCTGGGTATCCAAGAGATGCGCAAACATAAAATTCTCGCGCGCAGTCTGAATGCAGTTGAAGCTTTAGGGGCAGTCCAAACGATCTGCCTTGATAAAACGGGGACAATTACGAAAAACCAAATGTCCGTTGTTGAAATTCACGCAGACACAAAATCAGTTTCTTTGGTAGATGGACATTTTGATGTAGCAGATGCTGGCACGCTCAAACTGATTCAAATCGCAGTTTTATGCAATGAAAGCGTCGTCACGCGCGATGAACGTGGCGAATATGTTGTCACCGGTTCAGCCACCGAGAATGCTTTAGTTTATATGGCGATCGCTGCTGGCATTGATGTTTTAGCACTCCGCGAACAGTATCCCTTGATTGAAACTCAACCGCGTGCAGAAAATCGCAATTACGTGCGGATGTTGCGCCAGCATCAGCAACATCCCCTGGTTGCAGTTAAAGGTAACCCTATAGAAGTTCTGGATTTGTGTCGTTGGCGGCTCAATGATGGCGAACGGGTACCACTCACTGATAAGGATCGACTGGCGATCGCGCTGGAAAACGAGCGCATGGCAGGTAAGGCTTTACGCGTGCTAGGAGTTGCTTACGGGCACGAAAGTACCGAGTTAATCTGGTTAGGGTTAATCGGTATGGCAGATCCGGTGCGTCGCGGTGTCAAAGATTTGATCGCGCAATTTCATCAAGCAGGGATCGATACAGTTATGATCACCGGCGATCAAACTCCTACAGCTTATGCTATTGCTAAAGAATTAAAATTATCTCGCAACGACCAAATTCAAATTTTAGATGCACAAGATTTAGTGAATATTAACCGCGAGGCGCTGCAAGCTTTGTGCGATAAAGTTGATATCTTTGCGCGAATTAGCCCTGCCAATAAACTGCAAATCGTGCAAGCGCTACAAGCCGTAGGTAAAGTTGTTGCGATGACAGGTGATGGAATTAACGATGCACCTGCTTTAAAAGCTGCCAATGTCGGGGTAGCGATGGGAAAAGCCGGAACCGATGCGGCGCGGGAAGTTGCAGATATTATCTTAGAAGACAACAATCTTGAAACAATGATTGTGGCGGTGAGTCAGGGGCGGACGATTTACAATAATATCCGCAAAGCTGTCCACTTTTTGCTCGCGACAAACCTCAGCGAAATTATTGTCATGGCGATCGCTACAGCTGGAGGTTTTGGACAACCTTTAAACGCACTGCAACTTCTCTGGCTCAATTTAGTCACAGATATCTTTCCCGCTTTGGCTTTGGCGCTAGAACCTGCGGAACCTGATATTTTGCAAAAACCGCCGCGTAGTCCCGATGAGCCAATCGTTAAAGCATCCGACTTTCAAAGAATTCTGTTTGAATCGGCAACATTATCTGGTAGTACTTTAGCCGCGTATGCCTACGGAATTGCCCGTTATGGTATCGGTATGCGAGCAAGTACGATCGCTTTTATGAGTTTAACACTCGGTCAACTTTTGCACGCGCTCAGTTGCCGTACTGAACGTAGGATTTTTGATGACGTCCCAACTAACCATTATCTCAATCTAGCGTTAGGTGGTTCGCTGACGTTACAATTCCTTGTCTTAGCTCCTGGATTGCGCAATTTGTTAAAACTCACGCCGTTGGATGGTTGGGATTTACTCGTTATCGCTAGTAGTGCGTTGTTTCCTTTGGTTGTTAATGAAGGTACAAAAAATCAGGGTACACAGCAATGA